A part of Liolophura sinensis isolate JHLJ2023 chromosome 1, CUHK_Ljap_v2, whole genome shotgun sequence genomic DNA contains:
- the LOC135481233 gene encoding ependymin-related protein 1-like — MAVSTHYDGESTDSKFIIDFWNKREYNIDGLNCTESSVFLEMVPRCVPDNAQYLGSSYMGGGNNQIAFDSWNFFMAGWNTNITIALSQGDCTPLAEAVITLTKDAKSSMMAVFTSFTPGIKDPSVFVPPPGCQSNHKQKSLRNVSVNIQENNMA, encoded by the exons ATGGCTGTCTCGACTCATTATGACGGGGAATCGACCGACTCCAAGTTTATCATAGACTTTTGGAAT aagaGAGAGTACAACATAGACGGGTTAAATTGCACCGAATCTTCAGTGTTTCTGGAAATGGTACCAAGGTGTGTTCCTG ATAATGCTCAGTATCTGGGATCTTCTTACATGGGCGGAGGGAACAACCAAATAGCTTTCGATTCTTGGAACTTCTTTATGGCTGGCTGGAATACAAACATCACGATAGCCCTTAGCCAGGGCGACTGTACGCCATTAGCTGAGGCGGTGATCACGCTGACTAAAGACG cTAAATCATCCATGATGGCTGTGTTTACGAGCTTCACTCCTGGCATTAAAGACCCCAGTGTGTTTGTCCCCCCTCCAGGCTGTCAGTCTAATCACAAACAG AAATCATTGAGAAATGTTTCTGTCAATATTCAAGAGAACAACATGGCATGA
- the LOC135461761 gene encoding uncharacterized protein LOC135461761, protein MRTSRVTNFLSSDYTNKKMAIVSLTDEGGEHRWGKTIYDFANKKQYVISEDKCTVYPVTFKMTSPCIPASATYLGSSYLGGSSRISFDSWSYMLPEYMSNITISVSQDDCTPLVEEVKSQKGNFQSIMIGAFASFTLGIKDPNVFVPPPSCKEDNFKLAGVSVGHSAHSFQ, encoded by the exons ATGAGAACATCTAGG GTAACGAACTTTCTGTCAAGTGACTACACCAACAAGAAGATGGCCATCGTATCCCTGACTGATGAAGGTGGAGAACATAGATGGGGAAAGACAATCTATGACTTTGCCAAT AAGAAGCAGTACGTCATAAGTGAGGACAAGTGCACCGTCTACCCCGTGACATTTAAAATGACCTCCCCGTGCATTCCTG CCAGTGCCACCTATCTGGGAAGCTCGTACCTTGGCGGGAGCAGCAGAATTTCATTCGACTCCTGGAGCTACATGCTGCCCGAGTACATGAGTAACATTACGATCTCGGTCAGCCAGGACGACTGTACCCCACTGGTGGAGGAGGTCAAGTCTCAAAAAGGCAACT TTCAGTCAATCATGATTGGTGCCTTCGCTTCCTTCACCCTCGGGATAAAGGATCCGAATGTGTTCGTCCCACCCCCAAGCTGCAAGGAAGACAATTTTAAG CTTGCCGGGGTATCCGTCGGCCACTCTGCCCATTCCTTTCAGTAG
- the LOC135473780 gene encoding LOW QUALITY PROTEIN: large ribosomal subunit protein uL3-like (The sequence of the model RefSeq protein was modified relative to this genomic sequence to represent the inferred CDS: deleted 1 base in 1 codon), translating into MSHRKFSAPRHGSKGFLPRKRSKRHRGKVKAFPNDDKSKPVHLTAFLGYKAGMTHIVREVDRPGSKVNKKEVVEGVSIVETPPMVIVGVVGYIETPRGLRTFKTIWAEHLSEECRRRFYKNWSRSKKKAFTKASKKWQDDAGKKEIEQDFAKMKKYCKVIRVIAHTQTKLLKKRQKKAHIMEIQLNGGSISDKVDFAREHFEKTVPVKDLFAQDELIDIIGVTKGKGVKGVTSRWHTKKLPRKTHKGLRKVACIGAWHPSRVQYSVARAGQKGYHHRTEINKKIYRIGAGVHSKDGKVVKNNAATEYDPTEKTITPLGGFPHYGEVNQDFVMIKGCVTGPKKRVITLRKSLLTHFKKRAMEKINLKFIDTSSKFGHGRFQTIEEKKNFLGPLKKDRVKTEASV; encoded by the exons ATG TCTCACCGCAAGTTTTCTGCACCTCGCCATGGCTCTAAGGGCTTCTTGCCCAGAAAGAGGAGCAAGCGTCATCGTGGTAAAGTTAAGGCTTTCCCGAATGATGACAAGTCGAAGCCCGTACACCTGACAGCTTTCCTGGGGTACAAGGCTGGTATGACTCACATTGTGAGGGAGGTGGACAGACCTGGATCAA AGGTAAACAAGAAGGAAGTGGTTGAAGGTGTGTCTATTGTGGAGACCCCACCGATGGTGATTGTAGGTGTCGTAGGTTACATTGAGACCCCCAGGGGACTGAGAACCTTTAAAACCATCTGGGCAGAGCATCTGAGTGAAGAGTGTAGACGGCGATTCTACAAGAACTG GTCCCGCTCCAAGAAGAAGGCATTCACCAAAGCCAGCAAGAAGTGGCAGGATGACGCCGGCAAGAAAGAGATTGAGCAGGACTTTGCCAAGATGAAGAAGTACTGCAAAGTCATCCGTGTGATTGCCCATACTCAG ACTAAGCTGTTAAAGAAGCGCCAGAAGAAGGCCCACATCATGGAGATCCAGCTGAATGGTGGCTCTATTTCAGACAAGGTGGACTTTGCTCGGGAGCATTTTGAGAAGACTGTGCCAGTCAAGGACCTCTTCGCACAAGACGAGTTGATAGACATAATTGGTGTGACCAAGGGAAAGGGAGTTAAAG GTGTCACTTCCCGTTGGCACACTAAGAAGCTGCCCCGTAAGACCCACAAGGGTTTGAGGAAGGTGGCCTGTATTGGAGCCTGGCATCCAAGTCGTGTCCAGTACTCTGTGGCCAGAGCTGGTCAGAAGGGTTACCATCACAGAACAGAGATTAACAAGAAAATCTACCGCATTGGTGCCGGTGTCCACTCCAAGGACGGTAAAGTGGTGAAGAACAACGCTGCCACAGAGTATGACCCAACAGAGAAGACCATCACACCGCTGGGTGGGTTCCCGCATTATGGAGAGGTGAACCAGGACTTTGTCATGATCAAGGGCTGTGTCActggacccaagaagagggttATCACACTGCGCAAG tcTTTACTGACGCATTTCAAGAAGAGAGCCATGGAGAAAATCAACCTCAAGTTTATCGACACC TCCAGCAAATTTGGTCATGGACGCTTCCAGACCATCGAGGAGAAAAAGAACTTCCTT GGTCCACTCAAGAAGGATCGCGTCAAGACTGAGGCCTCCGTATAA
- the LOC135461389 gene encoding NADH dehydrogenase [ubiquinone] 1 beta subcomplex subunit 10-like has product MGDDRPATRAEKYLSSVFKILDGPATFFREKIVEPCRGPKYYYYHRRFRRVPTIDTCEVGDVLCHFEADEQFKRDKKVDSKILTILRQRRQECEAYEGPDAPKKCQKFVKDLADAEENWFIKYGDLGVSATVTDAYMKQKHRLIWERRHGKDKMRSAHLT; this is encoded by the exons ATGGGTGACGACAGACCTGCAACAAGGGCAGAGAAGTATCTCTCATCTGTCTTCAAAATCCTTGATGGCCCGGCAACTTTTTTTAGAG AAAAGATTGTAGAACCTTGCCGAGGGCCAAAGTATTATTACTATCACAGAAGATTCCGAAGAGTTCCCACAATAGACACGTGTGAAGTTGGCGATGTACTGTGTCATTTTGAGGCTGATGAGCAATTTAAGCGAGACAA GAAGGTGGACAGTAAGATTTTAACTATTCTCCGGCAGCGAAGACAGGAATGTGAGGCCTATGAAGGACCAGATGCTCCGAAAAAGTGCCAGAAGTTTGTGAAGGATTTGGCAGATGCAGAGGAAAACTGGTTTATTAAAT ATGGAGACCTGGGTGTATCTGCCACAGTTACGGATGCCTATATGAAGCAGAAGCACCGGCTGATCTGGGAGAGAAGACATGGCAAGGACAAGATGAGATCTGCACATCTAACCTGA